In the genome of Populus trichocarpa isolate Nisqually-1 chromosome 6, P.trichocarpa_v4.1, whole genome shotgun sequence, one region contains:
- the LOC18100726 gene encoding replication protein A 32 kDa subunit A, with amino-acid sequence MVRHSHQTWYGTASNINFFSMSKQFDVNGLKDCDQLVLERLQQSSSIGQEKGMPMDELCQQLKLPMEKIKESIRSLEDEGLIYSTIDEFHYKAT; translated from the exons ATGGTCAGACATTCACATCAAACCTGGTATGGGACAGCTTcaaatataaactttttttcaatGTCCAAGCAATTTGATGTTAATGGGCTAAAGGATTGTGATCAATTGGTCCTTGAGCGTCTGCAACAGTCTTCAAGCAT TGGGCAGGAAAAAGGGATGCCCATGGATGAACTTTGCCAACAGCTGAAACTTCCCATGGAGAAGATCAA GGAATCTATCAGATCACTTGAGGATGAAGGTTTAATATACTCTACAATTGACGAGTTTCACTACAAAGCAACCTGA